CGAAGTACCGAAGCGAAGCGCAGTGCGGAATGCCCCGACCCTTGCGTCAGCAAGGGGCACGCCCAAAAAAATAAAATAAGCTATTAAACTCAACTAATTATCGTACAATCTAATTATTTGTTTATTGTAGTCAATTTCTACCCTGCCAAAACGAGATAAAGCCGCCTGACCTAAAAGTAAATCGGCTTTAGGGTTAGGTTCAATGACAGCTTCTACGTTTTCCAATACCTTATCTCCTATTTGTACTTTTTTTAGGTTTAACTTTAGCACTTTCGAGACATTTCCTGTTGCATCCTTTACGTATGTGTATCCTAAAATGTCATCTTCACTAATTGTATGATTTTTGACTAGAATAGCAAACTCTAACTTAGAAATAGATATTATGCTTGCACCTGTATCAAAAATAAAGTTCAATCCTATGTCATTTATCTTGACTGGTACTATATATACCCCTCCCTCTTTTTTCATAGGGATCTCTGTATATTCCTTTTTATCAAGGCGATCGGATGAGGTAGGGTTATTTGGGGCATCCCATTCAATTATA
The Bacteroidia bacterium genome window above contains:
- a CDS encoding retroviral-like aspartic protease family protein, producing the protein MKTKLKFLLLFIFALYISCNRNSNLWEKNLVAMCEDKRITRSEFEDFRESFKRYRYYSPENWCSGRGKIDSTAFVAYLRDKEGCIIEWDAPNNPTSSDRLDKKEYTEIPMKKEGGVYIVPVKINDIGLNFIFDTGASIISISKLEFAILVKNHTISEDDILGYTYVKDATGNVSKVLKLNLKKVQIGDKVLENVEAVIEPNPKADLLLGQAALSRFGRVEIDYNKQIIRLYDN